The Populus nigra chromosome 19, ddPopNigr1.1, whole genome shotgun sequence genome includes a window with the following:
- the LOC133679528 gene encoding zinc finger protein ZAT5-like translates to MMDMEAQDEFMGSNDLTQIVEGKRTKRQRSSSPHKVATSCSSSGYGGGGGERGVLIEEYGSISSPATSSEVCESTEEEEDMANCLILLAQGDVPPKQIHENKGSKVEKFSARKLSDMSAPTINKAGFFVYECKTCNRCFPSFQALGGHRASHKKPKATALEEKKGLVVASMEDLNDRQLNKRSPYPSLSLQIPHTTTTNNNNVNKGFQANKAKIHECSICGSQFMSGQALGGHMRRHRANTGANQVSNISTDSSSATTESIIHGDHHHTIKPRNILALDLNLPAPPEDDHHLHESKFQFSSTQQPLVFSSPALVDCHY, encoded by the coding sequence ATGATGGATATGGAAGCTCAAGATGAGTTCATGGGGTCTAATGATCTTACTCAGATCGTTGAAGGCAAACGCACCAAGCGGCAAAGGTCATCTTCCCCACACAAGGTGGCGACCTCTTGCTCATCAAGTGGTTATGGTGGTGGTGGGGGAGAAAGAGGAGTGCTTATAGAGGAGTATGGTTCAATTTCCTCTCCTGCAACTTCTAGTGAGGTTTGTGAGAgcacagaagaagaagaagatatggCTAATTGCTTAATTCTGCTAGCACAAGGTGACGTCCCTCCAAAgcaaattcatgaaaataaaggCAGTAAAGTTGAGAAATTTAGTGCTCGAAAATTATCAGATATGTCCGCACCAACCATTAACAAGGCCGGTTTCTTTGTATACGAGTGCAAAACATGTAACCGTTGTTTCCCATCATTCCAAGCATTAGGTGGGCACAGAGCCAGTCACAAAAAGCCTAAGGCCACAGCACTGGAAGAGAAAAAAGGTCTTGTGGTGGCATCAATGGAGGATCTTAACGATCGTCAATTGAATAAAAGGAGTCCTtatccttctctttctctccaaATACcccacaccaccaccaccaacaacaacaacgttAACAAGGGTTTTCAGGCTAACAAGGCTAAGATTCATGAGTGCTCAATTTGTGGCTCGCAGTTCATGTCAGGTCAAGCTCTTGGAGGTCACATGAGAAGGCATAGGGCCAACACAGGCGCCAACCAAGTGAGCAATATCAGTACTGATTCATCAAGTGCTACCACTGAGTCTATTATTCATGGTGATCACCATCATACGATCAAGCCAAGAAATATTTTGGCTTTGGATCTTAATCTACCAGCTCCTCCTGAGGATGATCATCACCTCCACGAATCCAAATTCCAATTCTCGTCAACACAACAACCACTAGTGTTCTCCTCCCCAGCCTTAGTGGATTGCCATTACTAG
- the LOC133680413 gene encoding protein disulfide-isomerase 5-1 gives MINLNRSVSIWIVLSLFLSLFLSKAEVITLTPETFSDKVKEKDTAWFVKFCVPWCKHCKNLGTLWEEVGKAMEGEDEIEVGEVDCGASKSVCSKADIHSYPTFKLFFDGEEVAKYQGPRDVESLKAFVLDEAEKAAAKAQLGYDKDL, from the exons ATGATAAACCTAAACCGTTCGGTTTCGATTTGGATCGTATTATCATTATTTCTCTCCCTCTTCCTTTCTAAAGCTGAAGTTATAACCCTAACTCCTGAAACATTCTCTGACAAG GTGAAGGAGAAAGACACGGCATGGTTTGTCAAATTTTGTGTTCCATGGTGTAAGCATTG tAAGAATTTGGGGACCTTGTGGGAAGAGGTTGGGAAGGCAATGGAGGGGGAAGATGAAATAGAGGTTGGAGAAGTGGACTGCGGCGCCAGCAAATCTGTCTGTTCTAAAGCTGATATCCACTCTTACCCTACTTTTAAGCTCTTTTTTGATGGAGAAGAAGTTGCTAAATATCAAG GGCCAAGAGATGTTGAATCTCTTAAAGCATTCGTTTTAGATGAAGCAGAAAAGGCAGCAGCTAAAGCACAGCTTGGCTATGATAAAGATTTGTGA